The following coding sequences lie in one Spirosoma sp. KUDC1026 genomic window:
- a CDS encoding YCF48-related protein, giving the protein MYSQGDETWSSVVQEVNGITSSRNVAYTSDEGQTWSFVGTSTGPNYPDPPARSLVKLNGRLFAASGAGLYVSTDGGKIWAGVKTESPFTNISQLTTNGQLLIAARYDYEGAVLLSADYGVTWQTSPVQDLKGIACRNDSLFAYTSSAILLSTNAGKTWTKLLDSQYSIQQIAVTNTGSLLVTSNRDGFRVYDLNRQAWRIITLTSRLNQTEQPSTRLLAVTDKFWFVSTDYTRNVYASTDQGKTWIDISAGLPTDRRRYISGLTALSVSNRSVFTILGPSIWRRDLSELQSDYVEFPDSLVATTSPRDQTVLTWRDNSLTETGFRIERGLSETGPFAEIARLPANVTQYTDTDVANGPTYYYRLRTEVNSQLSGYSPVLTAIRPVRSCQSINRIMGTSFSDVQMVTDSRGYLVEENSDGSTQQQLLETLDGGKSWHAIFPRLGRAYFSFVRFNGTDRGYIVSGSGNLLQTRDGGKSWREALTANTFIRAPHFVDDKIGFTAGQNGMIYATTDAGDTWIGRESRLRDPSSIWFINQRVGYATAGNSVLKTNDGGYSWVPVFTDNQSYATMQRVWFKTESVGFAFGNNGLIKTTNAGETWSRLSVSSRTLAIMDLKQNAAGHLFVSGLYPGPNQSIGQGSFLFKSVDQGATWDSVAVPARGYFTRLSFSGQTGCLVGPERSIAMSYDGGASWQSVSHDPYSVRAVSRINQSIVSATRTGAKAIVLWSRDGGESWQNYEIAQPQVLNGTVYVKQINPERVIVLTDYLVSQTNDGGRTWASRSLPMAGKQFYNLVIVNERIMYGVIPRDSRDGLDLLKTTDGGLSWRILPTPFNPNIAMSFLDENNGLVNANYIGDMYKTSDGGQTWQKLRVSVDGKGMFPSGLQLVTPAIAFAWESELLYKTDNGGQTWQSVNLSSTQLPASSSQPIHSCLFVNTNLGYMHRSGQLYKTEDGGRTWRGMGGLAAGNGFAQITADDEFLFLSNNYYGALGKVLLRETPAMPHEPIGKVVGCLGTQQTYSITNQDAYSYEWQLLGGGQLAVNRSRVTIAVTTPGTYTLTVRSLDECGVSDVKAIQLPVRTRPATPVWEAQALSPCPATSVSYSVRPVDQLSYDWRINDSLLVSDRSSTVGITWPKPGAHTYVLSVVGNDGFCSSDPVSSTVIVKSLPVKPLVSQSGSGELQTNFTGQVQWTFRGQPIPGATNQKYTANQGTGFYAVRAINECGYTLSDSAFLMITALENGLVDRVTVFPNPTQARLSIDVTHPRTKPLPLTLTTLSGQPMISRSLAPGTVRDEIDVSGLPTATYLLIVGDDKERAVYKIIKQ; this is encoded by the coding sequence GTGTACTCGCAAGGAGACGAAACCTGGTCATCGGTCGTTCAGGAAGTAAATGGTATCACATCGAGTCGGAACGTAGCGTACACGTCCGATGAAGGGCAAACCTGGTCGTTCGTTGGTACGTCGACCGGTCCTAATTACCCCGATCCTCCCGCCAGATCGCTGGTAAAGCTCAACGGACGGCTGTTTGCCGCCAGCGGTGCTGGTCTGTACGTATCGACGGACGGCGGTAAAATATGGGCTGGCGTCAAAACTGAGTCACCGTTCACCAATATCTCGCAGTTGACGACCAATGGCCAGTTGTTAATCGCGGCCCGGTACGACTACGAGGGGGCGGTGCTGCTCTCCGCTGACTATGGCGTAACCTGGCAAACCAGTCCGGTCCAGGACTTAAAAGGAATTGCCTGCCGGAACGATTCGCTCTTCGCCTATACCTCTTCGGCAATATTGCTTTCCACGAACGCTGGTAAGACGTGGACAAAATTACTTGACAGCCAGTATTCCATTCAGCAAATCGCGGTCACCAACACGGGTAGTCTGCTAGTAACGAGCAACCGGGACGGTTTTCGAGTGTATGATCTGAATCGGCAGGCGTGGCGCATCATAACGCTCACGTCCCGGTTGAACCAGACTGAGCAACCGTCAACCCGACTGCTGGCCGTAACCGATAAGTTCTGGTTTGTTTCGACAGACTACACCCGGAATGTGTATGCCAGCACGGACCAGGGGAAGACCTGGATTGACATCAGCGCCGGTTTACCAACCGACCGCCGACGTTACATTTCCGGTCTGACAGCCCTGTCGGTATCCAACCGTTCGGTATTTACGATCCTTGGACCGTCAATCTGGCGACGGGATTTAAGCGAACTGCAATCCGACTACGTTGAATTTCCCGATAGTCTGGTCGCGACAACCAGCCCCCGCGATCAGACAGTGTTGACCTGGCGCGACAATAGCCTGACCGAAACGGGTTTCCGGATCGAACGAGGCTTGTCCGAAACAGGTCCGTTTGCCGAAATCGCCCGGCTACCCGCCAACGTGACTCAGTACACAGACACCGATGTTGCAAACGGCCCAACGTACTACTACCGACTCAGAACCGAGGTCAATAGTCAGTTATCCGGTTATAGCCCCGTACTCACCGCGATCCGACCAGTTCGGAGCTGTCAGTCGATCAATCGCATTATGGGTACGAGTTTTTCCGATGTTCAGATGGTTACCGACAGCCGGGGGTATCTGGTTGAAGAGAACTCGGACGGATCTACTCAACAGCAATTACTGGAAACGCTGGATGGCGGAAAAAGCTGGCACGCTATTTTTCCGCGGCTGGGCAGAGCTTATTTTTCATTCGTTCGGTTCAACGGTACCGATCGAGGGTATATCGTGAGCGGTAGCGGTAACTTATTGCAAACCCGCGACGGCGGGAAGAGCTGGCGCGAGGCTCTAACGGCCAACACCTTTATAAGAGCTCCTCATTTCGTGGATGACAAGATCGGTTTCACAGCGGGGCAGAACGGCATGATTTACGCGACAACCGACGCCGGTGATACCTGGATTGGCCGGGAGAGTCGGCTACGGGATCCCAGCTCTATCTGGTTTATCAATCAACGGGTTGGTTACGCGACGGCAGGAAATTCTGTCCTGAAAACAAACGATGGGGGCTATAGCTGGGTGCCTGTATTTACGGATAACCAATCCTACGCAACCATGCAGCGAGTCTGGTTCAAAACTGAATCCGTAGGTTTTGCTTTTGGCAATAATGGGTTGATAAAAACGACCAACGCTGGAGAAACCTGGAGCCGCCTGTCGGTTTCCAGTCGGACCCTCGCCATCATGGATCTCAAGCAAAATGCGGCTGGTCACCTGTTCGTGAGCGGTTTATATCCAGGGCCTAATCAATCCATAGGGCAGGGCTCCTTTCTGTTTAAATCTGTTGATCAGGGTGCTACCTGGGATTCGGTCGCCGTACCAGCCAGAGGTTACTTTACGCGGCTTAGCTTTTCCGGCCAAACGGGATGCCTGGTAGGGCCGGAACGCAGTATTGCCATGAGCTACGACGGGGGAGCTAGCTGGCAGTCGGTCAGCCATGACCCGTACTCAGTCCGTGCCGTAAGCCGGATCAATCAGTCGATCGTATCGGCGACGAGGACAGGGGCCAAAGCCATTGTATTGTGGAGCCGGGATGGTGGCGAGAGCTGGCAAAACTACGAAATTGCGCAACCGCAGGTCCTCAATGGCACCGTCTACGTGAAGCAGATCAATCCGGAGCGGGTTATCGTTCTGACCGATTACCTGGTGAGCCAGACGAACGATGGTGGCCGCACCTGGGCCTCTCGATCGCTGCCCATGGCCGGCAAGCAGTTCTACAACCTGGTCATCGTCAACGAAAGAATCATGTACGGCGTTATCCCGCGCGATTCTCGCGACGGCCTGGACCTACTCAAAACTACTGACGGTGGCCTCAGCTGGCGCATTTTGCCTACGCCGTTCAACCCCAACATAGCCATGTCCTTCCTCGACGAGAACAACGGGCTGGTTAACGCTAATTACATCGGGGATATGTACAAAACCAGCGACGGCGGACAAACCTGGCAGAAGTTACGCGTCAGCGTAGACGGGAAGGGCATGTTTCCGAGCGGCCTGCAACTGGTTACGCCAGCCATTGCTTTCGCCTGGGAATCGGAGCTACTTTACAAAACCGACAACGGTGGGCAAACCTGGCAGTCCGTTAACTTGTCCAGTACCCAACTGCCGGCTTCATCCAGCCAGCCCATTCATTCCTGTTTGTTTGTCAACACGAATCTTGGCTACATGCATCGCAGTGGTCAATTGTACAAGACCGAAGATGGTGGCCGAACATGGCGGGGAATGGGAGGGCTGGCAGCGGGGAATGGATTTGCCCAGATAACGGCCGATGACGAATTCTTATTTTTGTCTAATAATTACTACGGGGCGCTTGGCAAAGTACTACTGCGCGAGACGCCAGCAATGCCTCACGAACCCATCGGTAAAGTGGTAGGGTGTTTGGGGACTCAGCAAACCTACTCGATCACCAACCAGGATGCGTATTCCTACGAGTGGCAGTTGCTGGGTGGAGGTCAGTTGGCCGTGAACCGTAGTCGGGTCACGATTGCGGTTACTACGCCCGGTACGTATACATTAACCGTCCGGTCGCTGGACGAGTGTGGTGTTAGTGACGTAAAGGCCATCCAGCTGCCCGTGCGAACACGACCTGCCACACCGGTCTGGGAAGCGCAGGCGTTGAGTCCATGTCCGGCAACAAGCGTTTCCTACAGCGTTCGGCCGGTAGATCAGCTGAGCTACGACTGGCGGATTAATGACAGCTTGTTGGTCAGTGACCGCTCCAGTACGGTTGGCATCACCTGGCCCAAACCGGGTGCCCATACGTATGTGCTTTCCGTTGTGGGTAACGATGGGTTCTGCAGCAGCGATCCTGTTTCCAGTACGGTCATTGTCAAATCGCTACCGGTAAAACCCCTCGTATCTCAGTCTGGGTCGGGTGAGTTGCAAACAAATTTTACCGGTCAGGTTCAATGGACGTTCCGGGGACAGCCAATCCCAGGGGCTACCAATCAGAAATACACGGCGAATCAGGGCACAGGGTTTTACGCCGTGCGAGCGATTAATGAGTGTGGCTATACGCTTTCAGATTCCGCGTTTCTGATGATTACGGCGCTCGAAAACGGCTTAGTGGATAGGGTAACCGTTTTCCCCAATCCAACCCAAGCCCGATTGTCCATCGATGTAACTCACCCCAGGACAAAGCCACTGCCGCTGACTTTAACCACGTTATCCGGTCAACCGATGATCAGCCGATCACTAGCGCCCGGTACTGTTCGCGACGAAATCGATGTCAGCGGCTTGCCAACGGCGACTTACCTGCTGATCGTTGGCGACGACAAAGAAAGGGCCGTCTATAAAATTATAAAACAGTGA
- a CDS encoding sensor histidine kinase translates to MKLLAQTNRIYFAFSLVIYLLTALAFYQIIRYLIYDEVETRLQIEKQDFEAYIRTHDTWSSSPYFVENKIEIMPVSNRPVEGDVLTDTLILNRYDNEVTPFRQLAFYAPIKGQLYRVEIRKSLIQTFRLIEAITLAMLLFLGLLLLGTFWFQSRLSGRLWHPFYDTLSRIKGFDIRQSSPLQLEPSSITEFTELNDVFNKMADKMQHDYRSLKEFTENASHEMQTPLALINAKVEQLIQSEQLTQEQTTWIEAIYQASRRMARLNQGLLLLAKIENHQFVDAQPINLTHELMQRLTDMEEVLHHKEITIRAEVNPDQAFYATLPAFLAESLLSNLVSNAIRHNYPGGRIEVQSYTHLLSLSNTGPAPVTDTAALFQRFKKETSVQESVGLGLAIVKQIGDTYGLTVRYQFASGLHTITLTQASVQSAFTESAHGSDNR, encoded by the coding sequence TTGAAACTACTCGCCCAAACCAACCGGATCTACTTCGCCTTCTCGCTGGTCATTTACCTGCTGACCGCGCTGGCGTTCTACCAGATCATCCGGTACCTGATCTACGACGAGGTTGAAACCCGACTGCAGATCGAAAAGCAGGATTTCGAAGCCTACATCCGGACGCACGATACCTGGTCGAGCAGCCCGTATTTCGTCGAAAATAAAATTGAGATCATGCCGGTGAGTAATCGGCCGGTTGAGGGCGACGTATTGACCGACACGCTTATTCTTAACCGCTACGACAACGAGGTCACGCCCTTCCGGCAGCTGGCTTTTTACGCCCCCATTAAGGGTCAGCTCTACCGGGTTGAAATCCGGAAATCACTAATCCAGACCTTTCGGCTGATTGAAGCCATTACGTTGGCCATGCTCCTGTTTCTGGGCCTGCTCCTGCTGGGAACGTTCTGGTTTCAGAGTCGGCTGTCGGGGCGGCTCTGGCACCCGTTCTACGATACGTTGTCGCGCATCAAAGGCTTTGATATCCGGCAAAGCAGCCCCTTACAACTAGAACCCTCCAGCATTACCGAGTTCACCGAGCTGAACGACGTCTTCAACAAGATGGCCGACAAGATGCAGCACGATTACCGAAGCCTGAAGGAGTTTACGGAAAATGCCTCCCACGAGATGCAGACCCCCCTGGCACTGATTAACGCCAAGGTCGAGCAGCTCATTCAATCGGAGCAGTTGACACAGGAGCAAACTACCTGGATTGAAGCTATTTACCAGGCATCCCGGCGCATGGCGCGGCTGAACCAGGGGCTATTACTGCTGGCCAAGATCGAGAATCATCAATTCGTTGACGCCCAGCCCATCAATCTGACCCATGAGCTCATGCAGCGGCTGACGGATATGGAGGAGGTGCTGCACCATAAGGAAATCACCATTCGGGCCGAAGTGAACCCGGATCAGGCGTTCTACGCTACGTTACCCGCTTTTCTGGCCGAGAGTTTACTGTCGAATCTGGTCAGTAACGCCATCCGGCACAACTACCCGGGCGGGCGCATTGAGGTGCAGTCGTACACTCATTTGCTGTCACTCAGTAACACCGGTCCGGCTCCTGTAACGGATACAGCAGCGCTGTTTCAGCGGTTTAAGAAAGAAACCAGCGTTCAGGAATCCGTCGGACTTGGGCTGGCGATCGTGAAGCAGATCGGCGATACGTACGGACTGACCGTACGCTACCAGTTCGCGTCAGGGCTGCACACCATTACGTTGACACAAGCGTCCGTCCAGTCTGCGTTTACCGAATCAGCGCACGGCTCTGATAACAGGTAA
- a CDS encoding response regulator transcription factor, with protein MKVLVVEDEQGLAESITAYMSREGYICETAATFQEADERVYLYSYDCVIVDLTLPDGDGLQLIQNLKRLEATTGVIIISARNSLEDKLKGLEIGSDDYLTKPFHLSELNARVKSLLRRRQFGGQTEIRFEEIRVVPQSRLVYVTDQPTPLSRKEYDLLLYFLSNVDVVLTKMSIAEHLWGDNIDSADSLDMVYSHIKNLRRKLLEKGAGDYVRSVYGIGYKFSPS; from the coding sequence ATGAAAGTGCTGGTAGTCGAAGATGAACAGGGTCTGGCCGAAAGTATTACGGCCTACATGAGCCGGGAGGGGTATATCTGCGAAACGGCCGCTACGTTTCAGGAGGCTGATGAACGGGTCTATCTTTATTCGTACGACTGCGTCATTGTCGACCTGACGCTGCCCGATGGGGATGGTCTTCAATTGATTCAGAATCTGAAGCGGCTGGAAGCAACAACCGGCGTAATCATCATTTCGGCCCGTAACTCACTGGAAGACAAACTAAAGGGTCTGGAAATTGGCTCCGACGATTACCTGACCAAGCCGTTTCACCTCTCGGAGTTGAACGCGCGGGTAAAATCGCTGTTACGTCGGCGGCAGTTTGGCGGACAAACGGAAATCCGGTTTGAGGAAATCCGGGTGGTACCCCAGTCGCGGCTGGTTTATGTGACCGATCAGCCAACCCCCCTCTCGCGAAAAGAGTATGACCTGCTGCTGTATTTTCTGTCCAATGTAGACGTTGTTCTGACGAAAATGTCCATTGCCGAACACCTCTGGGGCGACAACATCGACTCGGCCGATTCGCTGGATATGGTGTATTCGCACATCAAAAACCTGCGTCGCAAATTACTCGAAAAAGGCGCGGGCGATTACGTGCGTTCGGTGTACGGCATCGGCTATAAATTCAGTCCCTCTTGA
- a CDS encoding Crp/Fnr family transcriptional regulator produces MEELIAYLLEFGHLDGQQRELIQTKARHRHIAKGAYFAEAGKISTQIGYVTDGVFRVCYYDKVGDSFTRYFVYENRFVVDVNSFRDDKPSTEYIEAITDCQLLVFSKEDFTQLAALIPGWQDIFVKITSYVLENKLKFTSNMLVQDAQKRYLNFLDHYPGLANRVPLTMLASYLGITPSSLSRIRKKIT; encoded by the coding sequence ATGGAAGAGCTAATTGCCTATCTGCTTGAATTTGGTCACCTTGACGGTCAGCAACGGGAGCTGATTCAGACGAAGGCCAGACACCGGCACATCGCCAAAGGGGCTTATTTTGCCGAAGCGGGGAAAATCTCCACGCAGATAGGCTACGTAACGGACGGCGTTTTTCGGGTCTGTTATTACGATAAGGTAGGTGACAGCTTCACCCGGTACTTTGTTTACGAAAACCGATTTGTGGTTGATGTTAACAGCTTTCGCGACGATAAGCCTTCCACCGAGTACATTGAAGCCATTACGGATTGCCAGTTATTGGTCTTTTCCAAAGAAGACTTTACGCAGCTGGCCGCGCTTATTCCCGGGTGGCAGGATATATTCGTTAAAATCACGTCCTACGTACTGGAAAACAAGTTGAAATTTACCAGCAATATGCTGGTGCAGGACGCCCAGAAACGATACCTAAATTTTTTGGATCACTATCCAGGACTGGCCAATCGGGTTCCGCTCACTATGCTGGCCTCTTACCTGGGCATCACCCCGTCCTCGCTCAGTCGAATCCGAAAAAAGATTACCTGA